A part of Halobaculum sp. MBLA0143 genomic DNA contains:
- a CDS encoding NADP-dependent oxidoreductase codes for MSPTETRRFHLEHRPEGRPDHDAFELRTVEVEPDPGEALVRTQYLSVDPYMRDRMRAGESYSEPWDVGDPLRGGVVGEVVAGGAGVEPGQTVVGNLPWAEYAVAAGDDLTPVDTGGLPTSAALSVLGMPGRTAYFGTREVAQPRAGDTVVVSGAAGAVGSVVGQLAALQGADVIGVAGSQEKTNWLTDDLGFDGAIDYEHETVPERLDELAPDGIDVYFDNVGGPITDAVFARLNVDARVAVCGQIALYNDEAVPTGPRKLPSLIESRATVEGFLVRDFAPRFREATEHLAELVAAGDLQYRETITEGLANAPDAFLGLFDGDNIGKQLVKVGEE; via the coding sequence GTGTCACCGACCGAGACACGCCGGTTCCACCTCGAACACAGACCCGAGGGGCGACCGGATCACGACGCCTTCGAGCTCCGTACCGTCGAAGTAGAGCCCGACCCGGGCGAGGCGCTCGTCCGTACACAGTACCTCTCCGTCGACCCGTACATGCGCGACCGGATGCGTGCCGGCGAGTCGTACTCGGAGCCGTGGGACGTGGGCGACCCGCTGCGCGGCGGTGTCGTCGGCGAGGTGGTCGCCGGCGGTGCCGGCGTGGAGCCGGGCCAGACCGTCGTCGGCAACCTCCCGTGGGCGGAGTACGCCGTCGCCGCCGGCGACGATCTCACCCCGGTTGACACCGGCGGGCTGCCGACCTCGGCTGCGCTGTCCGTGCTCGGAATGCCCGGCCGGACGGCGTACTTCGGTACCCGCGAGGTGGCACAGCCCCGCGCCGGCGACACGGTCGTCGTCTCCGGCGCGGCCGGGGCCGTCGGCTCCGTCGTCGGCCAACTGGCCGCGCTCCAGGGTGCCGACGTGATCGGTGTCGCCGGCAGCCAGGAGAAGACGAACTGGCTCACCGACGACCTCGGCTTCGACGGCGCGATCGACTACGAACACGAGACCGTGCCGGAGCGGTTGGACGAACTCGCGCCCGACGGGATCGACGTCTACTTCGACAACGTCGGCGGCCCGATCACGGACGCCGTGTTCGCCCGACTGAACGTCGACGCCCGGGTCGCCGTCTGCGGCCAGATCGCACTGTACAACGACGAGGCGGTCCCGACCGGCCCCCGGAAGCTCCCGTCGTTGATCGAGAGCCGCGCGACCGTGGAGGGGTTCCTCGTCCGCGACTTCGCGCCACGGTTCCGCGAGGCGACAGAACACCTCGCGGAACTCGTCGCCGCCGGCGACCTCCAGTACCGCGAGACGATCACGGAGGGGCTGGCGAACGCCCCCGACGCCTTCCTCGGGCTGTTCGACGGCGACAACATCGGCAAGCAGTTGGTGAAGGTCGGCGAGGAGTGA
- the pyrI gene encoding aspartate carbamoyltransferase regulatory subunit — MTDDDQKLRVSKIRDGTVIDHVAAGQALNVLSLLEIDGSEGLGVSVVMNVPSDRLGQKDVVKVEGRELSQSEVDVLSLFAPAATVNIVREFDVVEKNRVSRPERVTGVLECPNRNCITNADEPVDASFAVVEEGVRCEYCDTILREGFGEQLSR, encoded by the coding sequence GTGACAGACGACGACCAGAAGCTCCGGGTGTCGAAGATCCGCGACGGCACCGTCATCGACCACGTCGCGGCCGGCCAGGCGCTGAACGTGCTCTCGCTCCTGGAGATCGACGGCTCCGAGGGGCTCGGGGTCTCCGTCGTCATGAACGTCCCGTCGGACCGACTCGGCCAGAAGGACGTCGTGAAAGTCGAGGGACGGGAACTCAGCCAGTCGGAGGTGGACGTGTTGTCGTTGTTCGCGCCCGCCGCGACCGTCAACATCGTCCGCGAGTTCGACGTGGTCGAGAAGAACCGGGTCTCTCGGCCCGAGCGCGTGACCGGGGTCCTGGAGTGTCCGAATCGCAACTGCATCACGAACGCCGACGAGCCAGTCGACGCCAGCTTCGCCGTCGTCGAGGAGGGCGTCCGGTGTGAGTACTGTGACACGATCCTGCGGGAGGGGTTCGGGGAGCAGCTGTCGCGGTGA